CTGTGATGAATACCGACAATTTCATCAACCTTATATCCCATTGCACTAGCGAAAAGTTCATTGGACCAAGTGACTTGTCCTTGCGTGTCAAACATGATCATACCTAAATTGTTTTGAATGGTTGATAAAACAGCTAATTGTTGATCAGTTGTGTCTTTGTCTAGCATGAATACCACACTCTCCTTGAGGTACCAGTACCCGATTTTTGTGTCGCTTCTTCGCGTCTGCTTCGGGGGAGGTACAAAGGCTGCTGTTCTTTGCAATCCTGCTCCCGACGGTGCCAGTCCCTCCAAGATTCGGAGAGAGTGGTAGAAAATTGCACTAAAAAAGTACTTAACGACGGCTATATTTTATCAAGCTCTCGCGCAGTTCGGCAAGTTCCTTTTGTACAGCTATTGATCGCTGGTGTCTGCAAGCTGATTCAGCTTCATGCCAACTGTTAGTAATTTTTTGCGTATTGGCTGCGCTGCGCTTATATTAGTATTTAACGGGATAGAGAACATCCAAAGAATAGCAAAAGGAGGTGCAGATGTTGCTGGATATGTCTGCGTCATCGTTTATCCTGCTGCCCGCCTTTGCCAAGATTGTGTGCGAGCCGGGCTGGAAATGGCAGGTGCGTGAAAAGCCGATGCCAAACTATGATTTATTTTATGTATGGAGCGGAGAAGGGACGGTTGTATTAAACGGGGAAGCCTATTCAGTGAGCAAAGGCAGCTGCTTTCTGTTCAAGCCCGGGGATGATACCCGTGCCACACATAACCCGCAAAAGCCGCTTATACTTACTTATATTCATTTTGATCTTTCCGAGCAGCCGAAGCTCATCCCTGCAAGCTACCGTATGCTGGAGGAAACGTTCGAGGTGGAGCATATGCTCGCCAGGTACGTCCGCCTGCGCTTGGAGCATGCTTACGGAGCTGAGGAGGAAGGCAGGCTGATCCTGAAGCAATTGATGATTCATCTGCTGCGTGCCGATCGCAAGGAGCCGCAGGAGCAGCAGGCCAGCAACCAGCTCACCGAGGTCATTCGAGAAACGGCCAACTATGTGCGTCAGCATCCGGGACTTCCTCATCGTGTCGAGGATTTGGCGGCACGGGCAGGGCTGTCGCCGCGTTATTTTTCAATTAAATTCAAGGAGCTGCTGGGCGTTTCCGCGCAATCTCATATTATCAGTATGCGGATTGAGCGCGCGCAGCATCTTTTGCTGCATGCCGGAATGAATGTGACCGAGGTGGCAGAGGCTTTGGGATACCGTGATATCTTTTTCTTCAGCCGTCAATTCAAGCAATATACAGGGAAAAGTCCGTCCGAGATCAGGTAGAGCCATGACGGTGGACGAGCTGTTCAGATTTTTCGGGCATATGGAGTGCTATCGTTTGACAAAACGAAAAGGACCCAGGCAGTAATGCCGGGTCCTTTTTGTATGGGTAGCTGCAACGCACTGGCGGTAAAGCCGGTTACGCTTTAGCATCATGGCGGAAGCAACCAAGACGTTGTCCCATTTTTACCACATCGCCCGGCTTCAACGCGGGGTCTGGCTCAAACGTCCCATTTTCCGTCAATAGAACGACGGTTGATCCAAATTCGAAATATGCGAGATCGTCGCCTTTTTGCCATGAAACGGCTTGATCGTCCGTATACTTGATGCTGCTCACATTCATCGCGCCAACTTTGACGACAGCCACCTCACCATATTCATGGGCAATGTACGTAATCTGTCGTTCATTACGGCTAAGTACTCGCTTCATATGCTGCAAACCGAAGTCATTTACGGGATATACCTTGCCGCGCAGATGCTCCTTCTCTACCAGCGTGCCGGATACCGGCGCATGAATACGATGATAATCCGTCGGGCTGAGGTAGAGCACATAAGCATAGCCGTGTGTGTACTTTTCAAGACGCGGCGAGCGGTTAAGCAGCTCATCCAGCGTATAATCCTGTCCTTTGACATTCAAAAGAGTGCCAGACGTAATTGGTCCAGTAAAAGTAATCCGTGCATCCACCGGACTGGTCATCACCTCGGCGTTCGTATCAATCGGGCGCATGCCCGCTTTCAATTTGCGTGTAAAATAGGCGTTCAGAGAACGGTATGCCTTCCATTCCTGTTCCGCCTCATGCGTCTGGATCTGGTACGTACGTATAAAGGTGGGGATAAAAAGTCGGCTTGCACCGCTTTGCGCGAAGGAGCCCACAATCCGGCACACCCACTTGCGCGATGA
This DNA window, taken from Paenibacillus kribbensis, encodes the following:
- a CDS encoding helix-turn-helix domain-containing protein, with product MLDMSASSFILLPAFAKIVCEPGWKWQVREKPMPNYDLFYVWSGEGTVVLNGEAYSVSKGSCFLFKPGDDTRATHNPQKPLILTYIHFDLSEQPKLIPASYRMLEETFEVEHMLARYVRLRLEHAYGAEEEGRLILKQLMIHLLRADRKEPQEQQASNQLTEVIRETANYVRQHPGLPHRVEDLAARAGLSPRYFSIKFKELLGVSAQSHIISMRIERAQHLLLHAGMNVTEVAEALGYRDIFFFSRQFKQYTGKSPSEIR
- the asd gene encoding archaetidylserine decarboxylase (Phosphatidylserine decarboxylase is synthesized as a single chain precursor. Generation of the pyruvoyl active site from a Ser is coupled to cleavage of a Gly-Ser bond between the larger (beta) and smaller (alpha chains). It is an integral membrane protein.); protein product: MAKQWLRLMTELSSRKWVCRIVGSFAQSGASRLFIPTFIRTYQIQTHEAEQEWKAYRSLNAYFTRKLKAGMRPIDTNAEVMTSPVDARITFTGPITSGTLLNVKGQDYTLDELLNRSPRLEKYTHGYAYVLYLSPTDYHRIHAPVSGTLVEKEHLRGKVYPVNDFGLQHMKRVLSRNERQITYIAHEYGEVAVVKVGAMNVSSIKYTDDQAVSWQKGDDLAYFEFGSTVVLLTENGTFEPDPALKPGDVVKMGQRLGCFRHDAKA